One part of the Marmota flaviventris isolate mMarFla1 chromosome 4, mMarFla1.hap1, whole genome shotgun sequence genome encodes these proteins:
- the Pprc1 gene encoding peroxisome proliferator-activated receptor gamma coactivator-related protein 1 isoform X2, translating into MAARRGRRDGVAPSPTGGPGPDPGGGVRGSGWGSRNQAPHGTVGTVSCGEQVLLHEEVDDSGFVNLSRLGPSLRDKDLEMEELLLQDETLLGTMQSYMDASLISLIEDFGSLGESRLSLEEQNEVSLLTALTEILDNADSENLSPFDSIPDSELLVSPREGSSLHKLLSLSRTPPERDLITPIDPLGPSTGSSRVEMSLTDPSWDFPPPSFLETSSPKLPSWRPPRSRPRWGQSPPPQQRSDGEEEEEAASFSGQMLAGELDNSMSTILDFPMYLACPEEEDKATAAEVAVPATGDESISSLSELVRAMHPYCLPNLTHMASLEDELQEQPDDLTLSEGCVVLEIVGQAATTGDDLEIPVVVRQIPTGPQSVLLDDSLEASPALQLLMPTLESEPETAIPKIAPCPEKEGLSLDSASLLEPKEVVEPLVSKGLKNPPANAVLGSQRARKSRRKKSKEQQAACVEGYARRLRSSSRGQSIVAKEVTSQAGSLQKLPQEELKREGGLSQGRGKPQAWARAWATALEKPSSGNLERSAGQGSPTEERSLDLYSKLVDTVQANPLSPHLSLVDSPQANPMPFDSVETNTTAVDPAVTDSVPLDLASSSSELVDPLQADPALADSAAVDPAVDVPISDNSSSVEAVLADPVPVDSIPRDLAPVDSVLVKSRPTDPRRGAISSAQGSPATQLLVDSESSEPPKTITPEVKEVVFPLKVENGTNATAQEARPRPLSLSEYRRRRQQRQAEAEEKSSQPPVGKWPSLPETPTGLADIPCLVIPPAPAKKTTPQRSPDAPPEACFGPVGPSPASPSPEPSANKPMVLTSSEQVVPSQEMPLPARPPPPVQSMSSAGPMPHTVLTSLPFPRGGLGMPPMLPLPASGQRVPNIPPPPLPPPGLPGSVGPVPPDPYTHYAPVPPWPCYPPVSPSGYPCLPPPPTVPLVSGTPGTYAVPPACNVPWVPPPAPVSPYNSSCTYGPMGWGPGLQHPPFWSAVPPPPLPPAPVGRAVLQPKVEPSSIPAGPPENVPPAPMAPSLSLGPAGHGAPQIEPTKVEVKPVPASPHLKHKVSLVQSPRIKAPPYLSPECVAIEEPASERLKPETQETRPREKPSSSAIKAVPLPRQSIVPKLPAVHPARLRKLSFLPTPRTQGPEDVVQAFISEIGIEASDLSSLLEQFEKSEAKKECPPPVPADTLAVGNSGVDTPQEKRPLDRLQAPELANVAGLTPPATPPHQLWKPLAAVSLLAKAKSPKSTAQEGTLKPEGVTEAKHPAAACLQDGVHGPSPVHVGSGDHDYCVRSRTPPKKMPALVIPEVGSRWNVKRHQDITIKPVLSLGPVAPLFPCITASQEPLDHRTSNEQADPSAPCLAPSALLSPEASPCRNDMNTRTPPEPSTKQRSLRCYRKACRSASPPSRGWQGRRGRSSRSVSSGSNRTSEASSSSSSSSSRSRSRSLSPPHKRWRRSSCSSSGRSRRCSSSSSSSSSSSSSSSSSSSSRSRSRSPSPRRRSDRRRRYSSYRSHDHYQRQRVLQKERAIEERRVVFIGKIPGRMTRSELKQRFSVFGEIEECTIHFRVQGDNYGFVTYRYAEEAFAAIESGHKLRQADEQPFDLCFGGRRQFCKRSYSDLDSNREDFDPAPVKSKFDSLDFDTLLKQAQKNLRR; encoded by the exons ATGGCGGCGCGCCGGGGACGGAGAGACGGAGTCGCGCCGTCCCCGACTGGGGGCCCTGGCCCTGACCCCGGTGGTGGAGTCCGCGGCAGCGGTTGGGGGAGTCGGAACCAAGCGCCGCATGGGACCGTGGGCACAGTCAGCTGTGGGGAGCAG GTGCTGCTACATGAAGAGGTGGATGATTCTGGCTTTGTCAATCTGTCTCGGCTGGGCCCATCTCTGAGGGACAAAGATCTGGAAATGGAGGAGTTGTTGCTACAAGATGAGACACTACTGGGGACCATGCAGAGTTACATGGATGCCTCTCTTATTTCTCTCATTGAGGATTTTGGGAGCCTTGGAGAG agCAGGTTATCTCTGGAGGAACAGAATGAAGTGTCACTGCTGACAGCTCTGACGGAGATCTTGGACAATGCAGATTCTGAGAACCTGTCTCCATTTGACAGCATTCCTGACTCTGAGCTGCTTGTATCACCGCGGGAGGGCTCTTCT CTGCATAAGCTGCTCAGTCTCTCTCGGACACCCCCGGAACGTGACCTCATCACCCCAATTGACCCATTGGGACCCAGCACAGGCAGTAGTAGA GTTGAGATGTCTCTTACAGATCCCTCTTGGGACTTCCCCCCACCTTCTTTCTTGGAGACCTCTTCTCCCAAGCTGCCTAGCTGGAGACCCCCAAGATCAAGACCTCGCTGGGGCCAGTCCCCTCCCCCCCAGCAGCGTAGtgatggagaagaggaggaagaggcagccaGCTTCAGTGGCCAGATGCTTGCTGGGGAGCTTGACAACTCTATGAGCACCATCCTAGACTTCCCCATGTATTTGGCCTGCCCTGAGGAAGAAGATAAGGCAACAGCAGCAGAGGTGGCAGTGCCAGCAACTGGTGATGAAAGCATCTCTTCCTTGAGTGAGTTGGTACGGGCCATGCACCCCTACTGCTTGCCCAACCTCACCCACATGGCATCACTTGAGGATGAGCTTCAGGAACAGCCAGATGATTTGACACTGTCTGAGGgttgtgtggtgctggagattgtgGGTCAGGCAGCTACAACTGGTGATGACCTGGAGATTCCAGTTGTAGTGCGGCAGATTCCTACTGGACCCCAGTCTGTGCTCCTGGATGACTCACTAGAGGCCAGTCCTGCCTTGCAGCTGCTTATGCCCACACTTGAATCAGAACCAGAGACTGCTATACCCAAGATAGCCCCCTGCCCTGAGAAAGAGGGGTTGTCATTGGACTCAGCATCCTTATTGGAGCCGAAGGAGGTTGTGGAGCCACTGGTGTCCAAGGGACTAAAGAACCCACCTGCCAATGCAGTGCTGGGTTCCCAGAGAGCTCgaaagagcaggaggaagaagagCAAGGAGCAGCAAGCAGCCTGTGTGGAAGGTTAtgccaggaggctgaggtcaTCGTCTCGTGGTCAATCTATTGTAGCTAAAGAAGTGACCTCTCAGGCAGGCAGCTTGCAGAAACTGCCTCAGGAGGAACTTAAGAGAGAGGGTGGGCTTTCCCAGGGTAGGGGGAAGCCACAGGCTTGGGCTCGGGCCTGGGCAACTGCCTTGGAGAAGCCTAGCTCTGGGAACTTGGAGAGAAGTGCTGGACAAGGTAGTCCCACTGAAGAAAGGTCTCTAGATCTCTACTCCAAGCTGGTTGATACTGTCCAAGCCAACCCTCTTTCACCCCATCTCTCATTGGTTGACTCTCCTCAAGCCAACCCCATGCCATTTGACTCTGTTGAAACTAATACCACTGCAGTTGACCCTGCTGTGACTGACTCTGTACCTCTTGACCTGGCTTCATCAAGTTCAGAGCTGGTTGACCCTCTCCAAGCTGACCCAGCCCTGGCTGACTCGGCAGCAGTTGACCCTGCAGTAGATGTCCCTATCTCAGATAATTCGTCATCAGTTGAAGCTGTCCTAGCTGACCCTGTGCCAGTTGACTCTATTCCCAGGGACCTGGCTCCAGTTGATTCTGTGCTGGTTAAGTCCCGACCAACAGACCCCAGGCGTGGTGCAATATCATCAGCCCAGGGAAGCCCAGCTACTCAGCTCCTCGTGGATTCAGAGTCCTCAGAGCCCCCAAAGACCATCACCCCTGAAGTCAAGGAGGTTGTATTTCCTCTGAAGGTGGAAAATGGTACTAATGCCACAGCCCAGGAAGCCAGACCACGGCCACTCAGCCTATCTGAATACCGACGACGAAGGCAGCAACGGCAAGCAGAGGCAGAAGAGAAGAGTTCCCAGCCTCCAGTTGGGAAGTGGCCCAGCCTCCCAGAGACCCCCACAGGGCTGGCAGATATCCCTTGTCTTGTCATCCCACCAGCCCCAGCCAAGAAGACAACTCCGCAGAGAAGTCCTGACGCTCCTCCTGAGgcttgctttgggcctgtgggtCCCAGCCCTGCTTCTCCTAGTCCTGAGCCATCTGCAAACAAGCCTATGGTTTTAACTTCCAGTGAACAGGTGGTGCCATCCCAAGAGATGCCACTGCCTGCAAGACCTCCTCCTCCTGTGCAGTCCATGTCTTCTGCTGGGCCCATGCCTCACACAGTGCTCACTTCTTTGCCTTTCCCTCGAGGTGGGCTGGGTATGCCCCCCATGCTGCCTCTTCCTGCAAGTGGACAAAGGGTCCCCAATATTCCCCCACCTCCTTTGCCACCTCCTGGTCTTCCAGGGTCTGTGGGACCAGTGCCACCTGATCCCTATACTCATTATGCCCCTGTGCCACCCTGGCCTTGCTATCCCCCTGTGTCCCCTTCTGGGTATCCTTGTCTGCCTCCCCCACCAACGGTGCCCCTAGTATCTGGTACTCCTGGCACCTATGCTGTGCCTCCTGCTTGCAATGTGCCTTGGGTACCCCCTCCAGCCCCTGTCTCACCTTACAACTCCAGTTGTACTTATGGGCCCATGGGATGGGGCCCAGGGCTACAACACCCTCCATTCTGGTCTGCTGTACCCCCACCTCCTTTGCCTCCAGCTCCTGTTGGGAGAGCTGTTCTCCAACCTAAGGTGGAGCCCAGTAGCATTCCAGCTGGTCCTCCTGAAAATGTACCTCCTGCACCTATGGCTCCATCCCTCAGTCTTGGGCCAGCTGGCCATGGAGCTCCACAAATAGAGCCCACCAAAGTGGAGGTCAAGCCAGTGCCTGCATCTCCCCATCTGAAACACAAGGTGTCCCTGGTACAGAGCCCCAGGATCAAGGCTCCACCATATCTGTCTCCTGAGTGTGTGGCTATTGAGGAGCCTGCATCAGAGAGGCTAAAGCCCGAGACCCAGGAGACCAGGCCTAGGGAAAAGCCCTCCTCTTCTGCTATTAAGGCTGTTCCCTTACCAAGGCAGAGCATTGTCCCCAAGCTGCCTGCTGTCCACCCAGCCCGTCTAAGGAAACTATCCTTCCTGCCCACCCCACGTACCCAGGGTCCTGAGGATGTGGTACAGGCTTTCATCAGTGAGATTG GAATTGAGGCATCAGACTTGTCCAGTCTGTTGGAGCAGTTTGAAAAATCAGAAG CCAAAAAGGAGTGCCCTCCTCCAGTTCCTGCTGACACCTTGGCTGTAGGAAACTCAGG CGTTGACACTCCCCAGGAGAAGAGACCCCTAGACCGGTTACAAGCCCCAGAACTGGCCAACGTGGCAG GGCTCACCCCTCCAGCTACCCCTCCCCATCAGTTATGGAAGCCCTTGGCTGCCGTCTCACTGCTGGCCAAAGCCAAATCTCCTAAGTCCACCGCCCAGGAGGGAACCCTGAAGCCTGAAGGAGTTACAGAGGCCAAACATCCAGCTGCAGCCTGCCTCCAAGATGGGGTCCATGGCCCTAGTCCAGTCCATGTGGGCTCTGGGGACCATGACTATTGTGTCCGGAGCAGGACACCCCCAAAAAAGATGCCTGCCCTAGTCATTCCAGAGGTGGGCTCCCGATGGAATGTCAAACGACATCAGGACATCACCATCAAACCTGTCTTGTCCCTGGGCCCAGTTGCTCCCCTCTTCCCATGCATAACTGCCTCCCAGGAGCCACTTGATCACAGGACTAGCAATGAGCAGGCAGATCCCTCAGCGCCTTGCCTTGCCCCATCTGCCTTGCTGTCTCCTGAGGCCTCACCCTGCCGGAATGACATGAACACTAGGACTCCCCCTGAGCCCTCAACCAAGCAGCGGTCATTGCGCTGTTACCGAAAAGCCTGCAGGTCAGCCAGTCCCCCAAGCCGGGGCTGGCAGGGCCGTCGTGGCCGCAGCAGCCGTTCTGTCAGCTCTGGGTCCAACCGGACCAGTGAAGCATCTTCCTCATCGTCGTCTTCCTCATCCCGATCCCGGTCCAGGTCCCTCTCCCCCCCACACAAGAGGTGGCGAAG GTCCAGCTGCAGTTCCTCTGGACGTTCCAGAAGatgctcttcctcttcttcttcatcatcatcatcttcgtCTTCCTCATCCTCATCATCTAGTTCCCGAAGCCGCTCTCGCTCCCCATCCCCCCGCCGGAGAAGTGACAGGAGGCGGCG GTACAGCTCTTACCGTTCACATGACCATTACCAAAGGCAGAGAGTGCTGCAGAAGGAGCGTGCAATA gaagaaagaagggTAGTCTTCATTGGGAAGATACCTGGCCGCATGACTCGGTCAGAGCTGAAACAGAGGTTTTCTGTTTTTGGGGAGATTGAGGAGTGCACCATCCATTTCCGAGTCCAAGG TGATAACTATGGCTTCGTCACTTATCGCTATGCTGAGGAGGCATTTGCAGCCATCGAGAGTGGCCATAAGCTGCGCCAAGCAGATGAGCAGCCCTTTGATCTCTGTTTTGGGGGCCGCAGGCAATTCTGCAAAAGGAGCTATTCTGATCTTG ACTCCAACCGGGAAGACTTTGACCCTGCTCCTGTAAAGAGTAAATTTGACTCTCTTGACTTTGACACATTGTTGAAACAGGCCCAGAAGAACCTCCGGAGGTAA
- the Pprc1 gene encoding peroxisome proliferator-activated receptor gamma coactivator-related protein 1 isoform X1 — MAARRGRRDGVAPSPTGGPGPDPGGGVRGSGWGSRNQAPHGTVGTVSCGEQVLLHEEVDDSGFVNLSRLGPSLRDKDLEMEELLLQDETLLGTMQSYMDASLISLIEDFGSLGESRLSLEEQNEVSLLTALTEILDNADSENLSPFDSIPDSELLVSPREGSSLHKLLSLSRTPPERDLITPIDPLGPSTGSSRVEMSLTDPSWDFPPPSFLETSSPKLPSWRPPRSRPRWGQSPPPQQRSDGEEEEEAASFSGQMLAGELDNSMSTILDFPMYLACPEEEDKATAAEVAVPATGDESISSLSELVRAMHPYCLPNLTHMASLEDELQEQPDDLTLSEGCVVLEIVGQAATTGDDLEIPVVVRQIPTGPQSVLLDDSLEASPALQLLMPTLESEPETAIPKIAPCPEKEGLSLDSASLLEPKEVVEPLVSKGLKNPPANAVLGSQRARKSRRKKSKEQQAACVEGYARRLRSSSRGQSIVAKEVTSQAGSLQKLPQEELKREGGLSQGRGKPQAWARAWATALEKPSSGNLERSAGQGSPTEERSLDLYSKLVDTVQANPLSPHLSLVDSPQANPMPFDSVETNTTAVDPAVTDSVPLDLASSSSELVDPLQADPALADSAAVDPAVDVPISDNSSSVEAVLADPVPVDSIPRDLAPVDSVLVKSRPTDPRRGAISSAQGSPATQLLVDSESSEPPKTITPEVKEVVFPLKVENGTNATAQEARPRPLSLSEYRRRRQQRQAEAEEKSSQPPVGKWPSLPETPTGLADIPCLVIPPAPAKKTTPQRSPDAPPEACFGPVGPSPASPSPEPSANKPMVLTSSEQVVPSQEMPLPARPPPPVQSMSSAGPMPHTVLTSLPFPRGGLGMPPMLPLPASGQRVPNIPPPPLPPPGLPGSVGPVPPDPYTHYAPVPPWPCYPPVSPSGYPCLPPPPTVPLVSGTPGTYAVPPACNVPWVPPPAPVSPYNSSCTYGPMGWGPGLQHPPFWSAVPPPPLPPAPVGRAVLQPKVEPSSIPAGPPENVPPAPMAPSLSLGPAGHGAPQIEPTKVEVKPVPASPHLKHKVSLVQSPRIKAPPYLSPECVAIEEPASERLKPETQETRPREKPSSSAIKAVPLPRQSIVPKLPAVHPARLRKLSFLPTPRTQGPEDVVQAFISEIGIEASDLSSLLEQFEKSEAKKECPPPVPADTLAVGNSGSVDTPQEKRPLDRLQAPELANVAGLTPPATPPHQLWKPLAAVSLLAKAKSPKSTAQEGTLKPEGVTEAKHPAAACLQDGVHGPSPVHVGSGDHDYCVRSRTPPKKMPALVIPEVGSRWNVKRHQDITIKPVLSLGPVAPLFPCITASQEPLDHRTSNEQADPSAPCLAPSALLSPEASPCRNDMNTRTPPEPSTKQRSLRCYRKACRSASPPSRGWQGRRGRSSRSVSSGSNRTSEASSSSSSSSSRSRSRSLSPPHKRWRRSSCSSSGRSRRCSSSSSSSSSSSSSSSSSSSSRSRSRSPSPRRRSDRRRRYSSYRSHDHYQRQRVLQKERAIEERRVVFIGKIPGRMTRSELKQRFSVFGEIEECTIHFRVQGDNYGFVTYRYAEEAFAAIESGHKLRQADEQPFDLCFGGRRQFCKRSYSDLDSNREDFDPAPVKSKFDSLDFDTLLKQAQKNLRR, encoded by the exons ATGGCGGCGCGCCGGGGACGGAGAGACGGAGTCGCGCCGTCCCCGACTGGGGGCCCTGGCCCTGACCCCGGTGGTGGAGTCCGCGGCAGCGGTTGGGGGAGTCGGAACCAAGCGCCGCATGGGACCGTGGGCACAGTCAGCTGTGGGGAGCAG GTGCTGCTACATGAAGAGGTGGATGATTCTGGCTTTGTCAATCTGTCTCGGCTGGGCCCATCTCTGAGGGACAAAGATCTGGAAATGGAGGAGTTGTTGCTACAAGATGAGACACTACTGGGGACCATGCAGAGTTACATGGATGCCTCTCTTATTTCTCTCATTGAGGATTTTGGGAGCCTTGGAGAG agCAGGTTATCTCTGGAGGAACAGAATGAAGTGTCACTGCTGACAGCTCTGACGGAGATCTTGGACAATGCAGATTCTGAGAACCTGTCTCCATTTGACAGCATTCCTGACTCTGAGCTGCTTGTATCACCGCGGGAGGGCTCTTCT CTGCATAAGCTGCTCAGTCTCTCTCGGACACCCCCGGAACGTGACCTCATCACCCCAATTGACCCATTGGGACCCAGCACAGGCAGTAGTAGA GTTGAGATGTCTCTTACAGATCCCTCTTGGGACTTCCCCCCACCTTCTTTCTTGGAGACCTCTTCTCCCAAGCTGCCTAGCTGGAGACCCCCAAGATCAAGACCTCGCTGGGGCCAGTCCCCTCCCCCCCAGCAGCGTAGtgatggagaagaggaggaagaggcagccaGCTTCAGTGGCCAGATGCTTGCTGGGGAGCTTGACAACTCTATGAGCACCATCCTAGACTTCCCCATGTATTTGGCCTGCCCTGAGGAAGAAGATAAGGCAACAGCAGCAGAGGTGGCAGTGCCAGCAACTGGTGATGAAAGCATCTCTTCCTTGAGTGAGTTGGTACGGGCCATGCACCCCTACTGCTTGCCCAACCTCACCCACATGGCATCACTTGAGGATGAGCTTCAGGAACAGCCAGATGATTTGACACTGTCTGAGGgttgtgtggtgctggagattgtgGGTCAGGCAGCTACAACTGGTGATGACCTGGAGATTCCAGTTGTAGTGCGGCAGATTCCTACTGGACCCCAGTCTGTGCTCCTGGATGACTCACTAGAGGCCAGTCCTGCCTTGCAGCTGCTTATGCCCACACTTGAATCAGAACCAGAGACTGCTATACCCAAGATAGCCCCCTGCCCTGAGAAAGAGGGGTTGTCATTGGACTCAGCATCCTTATTGGAGCCGAAGGAGGTTGTGGAGCCACTGGTGTCCAAGGGACTAAAGAACCCACCTGCCAATGCAGTGCTGGGTTCCCAGAGAGCTCgaaagagcaggaggaagaagagCAAGGAGCAGCAAGCAGCCTGTGTGGAAGGTTAtgccaggaggctgaggtcaTCGTCTCGTGGTCAATCTATTGTAGCTAAAGAAGTGACCTCTCAGGCAGGCAGCTTGCAGAAACTGCCTCAGGAGGAACTTAAGAGAGAGGGTGGGCTTTCCCAGGGTAGGGGGAAGCCACAGGCTTGGGCTCGGGCCTGGGCAACTGCCTTGGAGAAGCCTAGCTCTGGGAACTTGGAGAGAAGTGCTGGACAAGGTAGTCCCACTGAAGAAAGGTCTCTAGATCTCTACTCCAAGCTGGTTGATACTGTCCAAGCCAACCCTCTTTCACCCCATCTCTCATTGGTTGACTCTCCTCAAGCCAACCCCATGCCATTTGACTCTGTTGAAACTAATACCACTGCAGTTGACCCTGCTGTGACTGACTCTGTACCTCTTGACCTGGCTTCATCAAGTTCAGAGCTGGTTGACCCTCTCCAAGCTGACCCAGCCCTGGCTGACTCGGCAGCAGTTGACCCTGCAGTAGATGTCCCTATCTCAGATAATTCGTCATCAGTTGAAGCTGTCCTAGCTGACCCTGTGCCAGTTGACTCTATTCCCAGGGACCTGGCTCCAGTTGATTCTGTGCTGGTTAAGTCCCGACCAACAGACCCCAGGCGTGGTGCAATATCATCAGCCCAGGGAAGCCCAGCTACTCAGCTCCTCGTGGATTCAGAGTCCTCAGAGCCCCCAAAGACCATCACCCCTGAAGTCAAGGAGGTTGTATTTCCTCTGAAGGTGGAAAATGGTACTAATGCCACAGCCCAGGAAGCCAGACCACGGCCACTCAGCCTATCTGAATACCGACGACGAAGGCAGCAACGGCAAGCAGAGGCAGAAGAGAAGAGTTCCCAGCCTCCAGTTGGGAAGTGGCCCAGCCTCCCAGAGACCCCCACAGGGCTGGCAGATATCCCTTGTCTTGTCATCCCACCAGCCCCAGCCAAGAAGACAACTCCGCAGAGAAGTCCTGACGCTCCTCCTGAGgcttgctttgggcctgtgggtCCCAGCCCTGCTTCTCCTAGTCCTGAGCCATCTGCAAACAAGCCTATGGTTTTAACTTCCAGTGAACAGGTGGTGCCATCCCAAGAGATGCCACTGCCTGCAAGACCTCCTCCTCCTGTGCAGTCCATGTCTTCTGCTGGGCCCATGCCTCACACAGTGCTCACTTCTTTGCCTTTCCCTCGAGGTGGGCTGGGTATGCCCCCCATGCTGCCTCTTCCTGCAAGTGGACAAAGGGTCCCCAATATTCCCCCACCTCCTTTGCCACCTCCTGGTCTTCCAGGGTCTGTGGGACCAGTGCCACCTGATCCCTATACTCATTATGCCCCTGTGCCACCCTGGCCTTGCTATCCCCCTGTGTCCCCTTCTGGGTATCCTTGTCTGCCTCCCCCACCAACGGTGCCCCTAGTATCTGGTACTCCTGGCACCTATGCTGTGCCTCCTGCTTGCAATGTGCCTTGGGTACCCCCTCCAGCCCCTGTCTCACCTTACAACTCCAGTTGTACTTATGGGCCCATGGGATGGGGCCCAGGGCTACAACACCCTCCATTCTGGTCTGCTGTACCCCCACCTCCTTTGCCTCCAGCTCCTGTTGGGAGAGCTGTTCTCCAACCTAAGGTGGAGCCCAGTAGCATTCCAGCTGGTCCTCCTGAAAATGTACCTCCTGCACCTATGGCTCCATCCCTCAGTCTTGGGCCAGCTGGCCATGGAGCTCCACAAATAGAGCCCACCAAAGTGGAGGTCAAGCCAGTGCCTGCATCTCCCCATCTGAAACACAAGGTGTCCCTGGTACAGAGCCCCAGGATCAAGGCTCCACCATATCTGTCTCCTGAGTGTGTGGCTATTGAGGAGCCTGCATCAGAGAGGCTAAAGCCCGAGACCCAGGAGACCAGGCCTAGGGAAAAGCCCTCCTCTTCTGCTATTAAGGCTGTTCCCTTACCAAGGCAGAGCATTGTCCCCAAGCTGCCTGCTGTCCACCCAGCCCGTCTAAGGAAACTATCCTTCCTGCCCACCCCACGTACCCAGGGTCCTGAGGATGTGGTACAGGCTTTCATCAGTGAGATTG GAATTGAGGCATCAGACTTGTCCAGTCTGTTGGAGCAGTTTGAAAAATCAGAAG CCAAAAAGGAGTGCCCTCCTCCAGTTCCTGCTGACACCTTGGCTGTAGGAAACTCAGG CAGCGTTGACACTCCCCAGGAGAAGAGACCCCTAGACCGGTTACAAGCCCCAGAACTGGCCAACGTGGCAG GGCTCACCCCTCCAGCTACCCCTCCCCATCAGTTATGGAAGCCCTTGGCTGCCGTCTCACTGCTGGCCAAAGCCAAATCTCCTAAGTCCACCGCCCAGGAGGGAACCCTGAAGCCTGAAGGAGTTACAGAGGCCAAACATCCAGCTGCAGCCTGCCTCCAAGATGGGGTCCATGGCCCTAGTCCAGTCCATGTGGGCTCTGGGGACCATGACTATTGTGTCCGGAGCAGGACACCCCCAAAAAAGATGCCTGCCCTAGTCATTCCAGAGGTGGGCTCCCGATGGAATGTCAAACGACATCAGGACATCACCATCAAACCTGTCTTGTCCCTGGGCCCAGTTGCTCCCCTCTTCCCATGCATAACTGCCTCCCAGGAGCCACTTGATCACAGGACTAGCAATGAGCAGGCAGATCCCTCAGCGCCTTGCCTTGCCCCATCTGCCTTGCTGTCTCCTGAGGCCTCACCCTGCCGGAATGACATGAACACTAGGACTCCCCCTGAGCCCTCAACCAAGCAGCGGTCATTGCGCTGTTACCGAAAAGCCTGCAGGTCAGCCAGTCCCCCAAGCCGGGGCTGGCAGGGCCGTCGTGGCCGCAGCAGCCGTTCTGTCAGCTCTGGGTCCAACCGGACCAGTGAAGCATCTTCCTCATCGTCGTCTTCCTCATCCCGATCCCGGTCCAGGTCCCTCTCCCCCCCACACAAGAGGTGGCGAAG GTCCAGCTGCAGTTCCTCTGGACGTTCCAGAAGatgctcttcctcttcttcttcatcatcatcatcttcgtCTTCCTCATCCTCATCATCTAGTTCCCGAAGCCGCTCTCGCTCCCCATCCCCCCGCCGGAGAAGTGACAGGAGGCGGCG GTACAGCTCTTACCGTTCACATGACCATTACCAAAGGCAGAGAGTGCTGCAGAAGGAGCGTGCAATA gaagaaagaagggTAGTCTTCATTGGGAAGATACCTGGCCGCATGACTCGGTCAGAGCTGAAACAGAGGTTTTCTGTTTTTGGGGAGATTGAGGAGTGCACCATCCATTTCCGAGTCCAAGG TGATAACTATGGCTTCGTCACTTATCGCTATGCTGAGGAGGCATTTGCAGCCATCGAGAGTGGCCATAAGCTGCGCCAAGCAGATGAGCAGCCCTTTGATCTCTGTTTTGGGGGCCGCAGGCAATTCTGCAAAAGGAGCTATTCTGATCTTG ACTCCAACCGGGAAGACTTTGACCCTGCTCCTGTAAAGAGTAAATTTGACTCTCTTGACTTTGACACATTGTTGAAACAGGCCCAGAAGAACCTCCGGAGGTAA